From one Branchiostoma floridae strain S238N-H82 chromosome 3, Bfl_VNyyK, whole genome shotgun sequence genomic stretch:
- the LOC118412718 gene encoding uncharacterized protein C2orf81 homolog isoform X3, translated as MSTSTKMSRAAMSKSRADKTRGASQPQPVVTNDVVPGRFTEPDWTGLLDREDGEEFIMDCVEEVVNSAMDEIYRRYIQKQLLPYTVIQAKDAILQIIEWQFLARDEGEGEVLQDPSWEEDDEPLPPVTDSWAQGSVPTRTKPEPATSDKSDSRPASQAGSRPGSATQEKQPEVETTVEVKQEPKEAVKEKPKTEVQKKKPVPPQKPKTKFKPHRGPLGTPGLKEMTKSLDETESEILRSEESMRFPPEPVESPLLKMPSSCHNILKVQAGRPPGNRDIVYDHEGRVINVIRINPDRLPTHRVKTQFQIVDPQLEKAQAHVMAVRAGKISSLKMKKKPTKLSTGYIVPGSSTEPATQARVHGVTAIHPSVRHSVITGTSAASTRKLPGELDDIEEVKAAPVTPLPPPLMKILSRLLALGGPRCRLIRCPEAKVSNRRL; from the exons ATGAGCACATCGACCAAGATGTCTCGAGCAGCGATGTCCAAGTCGAGGGCTGATAAAACTCGTGGCGCTTCTCAGCCCCAACCTGTAGTCACGAACGACGTGGTTCCCGGCAGGTTTACTGAACCTGACTG GACTGGACTACTTGACAGAGAAGATGGGGAGGAGTTTATCATGGACTGTGTGGAGGAGGTGGTTAACAGTGCCATGGATGAGATCTACAGAAGATATATCCAGAAACAGCTTCTTCCATACACAGTCATACAGGCCAAGGATGCCATTCTACAAATTATTGAG TGGCAGTTCCTTGCGAGAGATGAGGGAGAAGGAGAAGTTCTTCAAGACCCTTCATGGGAAGAAGATGATG AACCCCTCCCACCAGTGACTGACTCCTGGGCCCAAGGTTCTGTACCCACCAGGACCAAACCTGAACCAGCCACTTCAGACAAGTCCGACAGCCGACCAGCATCTCAGGC TGGGTCCAGACCAGGGTCTGCCACTCAGGAGAAACAACCGGAAGTGGAGACAACAGTAGAAGTAAAGCAAGAACCCAAGGAAGCTGTGAAAGAGAAACCCAAAACAGAAGTGCAGAAAAAG AAGCCAGTTCCTCCACAAAAGCCGAAGACAAAGTTTAAACCTCATAGAGGACCCCTGGGTACTCCTGGTCTGAAGGAGATGACAAAGTCACTCGATGAGACTGAGTCAGAAATCTTGAGGTCTGAAGAGTCCATGAGGTTTCCTCCTGAACCAGTGGAAAGCCCACTTCTTAAGATGCCTTCTTCATGTCACAACATCTTGAAG GTTCAGGCTGGGAGACCACCAGGGAACAGAGATATCGTGTACGACCATGAAGGCAGGGTCATCAATGTCATCAGGATTAATCCAGACAGGCTTCCAACGCACAG AGTAAAAACACAATTCCAGATTGTTGATCCTCAGCTTGAGAAGGCCCAGGCCCATGTCATGGCTGTGAGAGCAGGAAAGATATCGTCTCTCAAGATGAAAAAGAAGCCAACAAAACTGAGCACTGGTTACATAGTACCTGGGAGTTCTACTGAACCAGCTACACAGGCTAGAGTACACG GTGTGACAGCCATCCACCCATCTGTCAGACATAGTGTCATTACAGGAACATCAGCTGCCTCCACGAGGAAACTACCAGGGGAGTTGGATGACATTGAGGAAGTCAAGGCTGCACCTGTAACCCCCTTGCCGCCCCCACTG ATGAAAATCCTCTCCCGCCTGCTTGCCTTAGGAGGTCCAAGGTGTAGATTAATCAGGTGTCCTGAGGCAAAAGTAAGCAACAGGAGACTCTAA